One part of the Truepera radiovictrix DSM 17093 genome encodes these proteins:
- a CDS encoding V-type ATP synthase subunit I, which yields MIAPMEQLLVVGRKGIVKDLLVSLQTLGVVHIVRAHGDALPRFELKESDRRAQEAWDGVVAKTEALLELLSAAEGPVAGKDRVPLSLSELRAYLNDLSNQVDSLVAERAEIDDELDLINTYLPPFRELAPTLAQLEGSRYLRGAAFLVPSEDFLSRVRAALKETFDNRFALATRRYGKGFLAVVAVLKGELSELQALLSRLGLAELQLPERFKDLGVAKAVHVMQERAQTLPKRRKTLQDDLAHLGKVHGGRLRLVRDVALNHRARYEVMSELAGGRYGFALQGWVPAKDRRQVVAALERQFGGDLVIEVRKADEHHDEDVPVKLENPGWVKPFEGLLSLFAPPKYGYFDPSWTLALFFPLFFGFIVGDIGFGLLFLALGVWFRLRGARGNNLNLGPLGIVIPSTALRPIGTVINWCAAWTMVWGFLYGEFFGNFLEHFPPNNPIFYPTYSDHYHGVIPIAIFRVHESGFYTVLLLALVFGTLQVLFGWALRAYYGLRHGDMKHFWEGVGMFAGIAAIVTFAYGFLTNNLSDNAFVLFFVALGFAIFFAGLIFSRLPLMLVELISNSGNILSYLRLFAVGLSAALIATLATDLGYALGGTLPIVGPALGILVAFAVHLIALTLKAISYTLQPLRLHYVEFFTKFGFYEETGRPYRPFRILGGKA from the coding sequence GTGATCGCGCCCATGGAGCAGCTGCTCGTCGTCGGTCGCAAGGGGATCGTCAAAGACCTTCTCGTGAGCCTGCAGACCCTCGGCGTAGTGCACATCGTACGCGCCCACGGCGACGCGCTCCCCCGTTTCGAGCTTAAAGAGAGCGACCGGCGTGCGCAAGAGGCGTGGGACGGCGTGGTCGCCAAGACCGAGGCGCTGCTCGAGCTGCTCTCGGCCGCCGAGGGTCCGGTCGCCGGCAAAGACCGCGTCCCCTTAAGCCTCTCCGAGCTGCGCGCTTACCTCAACGATCTTAGCAACCAGGTCGACTCGCTCGTCGCCGAACGCGCCGAGATCGACGACGAACTCGACCTCATCAACACCTACTTGCCCCCCTTTCGGGAGCTCGCCCCGACGCTCGCGCAGCTCGAGGGGTCGCGTTACCTGCGTGGGGCGGCCTTTTTGGTCCCTTCCGAAGACTTTTTGAGCCGCGTGCGCGCCGCTCTTAAAGAGACCTTTGATAACCGCTTCGCGCTCGCGACGCGGCGTTACGGCAAAGGGTTTCTGGCGGTCGTGGCGGTGCTCAAAGGGGAGCTCTCCGAGCTGCAGGCGCTGCTCTCGCGCCTCGGGTTGGCCGAACTGCAGCTGCCGGAGCGCTTTAAAGACCTCGGCGTCGCCAAGGCCGTGCACGTGATGCAAGAGCGCGCCCAAACGCTCCCCAAGCGCCGCAAGACGCTGCAAGACGACCTCGCTCACCTCGGCAAGGTCCACGGCGGCCGCTTGCGCTTGGTGCGCGACGTCGCGCTCAACCACCGCGCCCGCTACGAGGTGATGAGTGAGCTTGCCGGGGGGCGTTACGGGTTTGCGCTGCAGGGGTGGGTTCCGGCCAAAGACCGGCGCCAGGTCGTCGCGGCGCTCGAGCGCCAGTTTGGCGGCGACCTCGTCATCGAGGTGCGCAAAGCCGACGAACACCACGACGAGGACGTCCCCGTCAAGCTCGAGAACCCCGGTTGGGTCAAGCCGTTCGAGGGGCTCTTGTCGCTCTTCGCGCCGCCCAAGTACGGCTACTTCGACCCCTCCTGGACGCTCGCCCTCTTTTTCCCGCTGTTTTTCGGCTTTATCGTCGGCGACATCGGCTTCGGCTTGCTGTTTTTGGCCCTGGGCGTCTGGTTCCGCCTCCGCGGCGCGCGGGGTAACAACCTCAACCTGGGCCCCTTGGGTATCGTGATCCCGTCGACCGCGCTGCGACCCATCGGCACCGTGATCAACTGGTGCGCGGCCTGGACGATGGTGTGGGGGTTTCTCTACGGCGAGTTTTTCGGCAACTTCTTGGAGCACTTCCCGCCGAACAACCCCATCTTCTACCCCACCTATAGCGATCACTACCACGGCGTCATCCCCATCGCGATCTTTCGCGTGCACGAGTCCGGTTTTTACACCGTACTCCTGCTGGCGCTCGTGTTCGGCACCCTGCAGGTGCTTTTCGGCTGGGCGCTGCGCGCCTACTACGGGCTGCGCCACGGCGATATGAAGCACTTCTGGGAGGGCGTCGGGATGTTTGCGGGCATCGCCGCGATCGTCACCTTCGCCTACGGGTTTTTGACGAATAACCTTTCCGACAACGCCTTCGTCCTCTTTTTCGTGGCGCTCGGCTTCGCCATCTTTTTCGCCGGGCTCATCTTCTCGCGGCTGCCCTTGATGCTCGTCGAGCTGATCTCCAACTCGGGGAACATCCTCTCGTACCTGCGGCTTTTCGCCGTCGGTCTCTCGGCGGCGCTCATTGCAACCCTGGCGACCGACCTCGGCTACGCGCTCGGCGGTACCCTGCCGATCGTCGGACCCGCGCTCGGTATTCTGGTAGCGTTTGCGGTGCACCTCATCGCCTTGACGCTCAAAGCCATTTCGTATACCCTGCAACCGCTTCGTCTTCACTACGTCGAATTTTTCACGAAATTCGGCTTTTACGAAGAAACGGGGCGTCCGTATCGGCCGTTCCGCATCCTAGGAGGAAAAGCATGA
- a CDS encoding serine/threonine-protein kinase encodes MLPVVLALFVILGASVLLLGLGRCAQRGERRLRPGGGGGNGVVEGRRGPADLWDLPGFEVHEKLGSGGMANVYRARRRRDGRWVALKVPAEAFMRDAAFVRRFHREAEVARRLDHPNVVRTFEHGSVAGQHYLAMEFVDGVSLESYVDVPEHVGDYATSRELMLQAVRALRYIHASGIVHRDLKPANVMLRRDGLRRRRGEVVVAPDALKLMDFGVAGAWDAVDGVGQRETNDVAPGRVGTPSYMSPEGVRGLKTDERSDVYSLGLVFYELLTGQAAFRGGYEVVMHQQIFAQPPPPRQHAPRVPSDLEALVMAMIAKDPQRRPDLATVEARLEAASLRAATPPPGEGGRLLCALASPEGALRAWSRDGEPHTVLGALEAAGGVLPALPRACAKDAAGALYVAVHEEGLRADYPMIYKLCPEGGVLLAFGHYGMDAGNFLRPVALAVSPDDTLLVLDAETHLVQRFSARGELLARLGGQGGALGRFSDPRDLQVDARGDLYVLDYGNQRVQRLDPRGRCRGVWELRAEGQRLAVGGFALAPTGTLYLAEAGRARLHQMALSGSELGTVALSFAAAPEPDAPLTPRYAGGFGGGAALGAREPPYPLQPHLTLTAAPPHLGASGALKDLGVDEEGYVFFAERGQRVISQHAPDGTLVRRLETYAPILQFRFGASAKGANP; translated from the coding sequence GTGCTCCCTGTGGTCCTCGCCCTCTTCGTGATCCTGGGCGCTAGTGTGCTCCTACTCGGCTTGGGTAGGTGTGCGCAGCGGGGGGAGCGCCGCTTAAGACCCGGTGGCGGTGGGGGCAACGGGGTCGTGGAGGGGCGCAGAGGCCCTGCTGACTTGTGGGACCTCCCTGGCTTCGAGGTGCACGAAAAGCTCGGTTCAGGGGGGATGGCGAACGTCTATCGGGCGCGGCGGCGGCGCGACGGCCGGTGGGTGGCGCTAAAGGTGCCGGCCGAGGCGTTTATGCGCGACGCCGCGTTTGTGCGCCGCTTTCACCGCGAGGCGGAGGTCGCTAGGCGCCTCGATCACCCCAACGTCGTGCGGACCTTTGAACATGGCAGCGTCGCGGGCCAACACTACCTAGCGATGGAGTTCGTGGACGGCGTGAGCCTAGAGAGCTACGTCGACGTCCCCGAACACGTCGGGGACTACGCCACGAGCCGCGAACTGATGCTGCAGGCGGTGCGTGCACTGCGCTACATCCACGCCTCGGGGATCGTGCACCGCGACCTCAAACCCGCCAACGTGATGCTGCGCCGCGACGGCCTGCGGCGGCGGCGCGGTGAGGTCGTGGTCGCGCCCGACGCGCTCAAGCTGATGGACTTTGGGGTCGCGGGCGCGTGGGACGCGGTGGACGGGGTAGGCCAGCGGGAGACGAACGACGTGGCGCCGGGACGTGTCGGTACCCCGAGCTACATGTCGCCCGAGGGGGTGCGCGGTCTCAAAACGGACGAGCGGAGCGACGTCTACAGCCTCGGTCTGGTGTTCTACGAGCTCCTGACGGGCCAAGCCGCCTTTCGCGGCGGGTACGAGGTCGTGATGCACCAACAGATCTTCGCCCAGCCGCCCCCGCCCAGACAGCACGCGCCGCGCGTTCCGAGCGACCTCGAGGCGCTCGTGATGGCGATGATCGCCAAAGACCCGCAGCGGCGCCCCGACCTCGCCACGGTCGAAGCGCGCCTAGAGGCCGCGTCGCTGCGCGCCGCGACGCCTCCGCCGGGTGAGGGGGGGCGCCTCCTCTGCGCGCTCGCCTCGCCCGAGGGGGCGCTGCGCGCCTGGAGCCGCGACGGCGAGCCGCATACGGTGCTCGGCGCGCTCGAGGCCGCCGGCGGGGTGCTCCCCGCGCTGCCTCGAGCGTGCGCGAAGGACGCCGCCGGGGCGCTCTACGTCGCGGTGCACGAGGAGGGGTTGCGCGCTGACTACCCCATGATCTACAAGCTGTGTCCAGAGGGCGGCGTGCTGCTCGCTTTCGGCCACTACGGGATGGACGCGGGCAACTTTCTGCGGCCCGTGGCGCTCGCCGTCTCCCCCGACGACACGTTGCTCGTCCTCGACGCCGAAACGCACCTCGTGCAGCGCTTTAGCGCCCGCGGTGAGCTGCTCGCCCGCCTCGGCGGTCAGGGGGGGGCGCTAGGGCGCTTTAGCGATCCGCGCGACCTGCAGGTCGACGCCCGCGGTGACCTCTACGTGCTCGACTACGGCAACCAGCGGGTGCAGCGCCTCGATCCCAGGGGGCGTTGCCGGGGCGTCTGGGAGCTCCGCGCGGAGGGCCAACGGCTCGCCGTGGGGGGGTTCGCGCTCGCCCCGACGGGGACGCTCTACCTGGCCGAAGCGGGGCGAGCGCGGCTGCACCAGATGGCGCTCTCGGGGAGCGAGCTAGGGACCGTTGCGCTGTCCTTTGCCGCAGCGCCCGAGCCAGACGCCCCGCTTACCCCGCGCTACGCCGGCGGGTTCGGGGGGGGCGCCGCGTTGGGTGCACGCGAACCCCCCTACCCGCTACAACCCCACCTGACGCTCACGGCCGCGCCGCCTCACCTCGGGGCGAGCGGTGCGCTTAAAGACCTCGGGGTCGACGAAGAGGGCTACGTGTTCTTCGCCGAACGGGGTCAGCGCGTGATCTCACAGCACGCCCCCGATGGCACGCTGGTGCGGCGCCTAGAGACATATGCCCCTATCCTGCAGTTTCGCTTTGGTGCTAGCGCCAAAGGCGCGAACCCGTAG
- a CDS encoding DUF3467 domain-containing protein has product MAMKEIKLEVDKEVARGRYANVAIIAHTRDEFILDFALAYPGHPPSVGSRVITSPHHAKALLRSLEDNVRKYEARFGEIGEPPRPVQGEN; this is encoded by the coding sequence ATGGCCATGAAAGAGATCAAGCTCGAAGTCGACAAAGAGGTCGCCCGCGGGCGCTACGCCAACGTCGCGATCATCGCCCACACCCGCGACGAATTCATCCTCGACTTCGCCCTCGCCTACCCGGGGCACCCGCCCTCGGTCGGGTCGCGCGTGATCACCAGCCCCCACCACGCCAAGGCGCTGTTACGCAGCCTCGAGGACAACGTCCGCAAGTACGAGGCGCGCTTCGGCGAGATCGGCGAACCGCCCCGCCCCGTGCAGGGGGAGAACTGA
- a CDS encoding V-type ATPase subunit subunit G family protein, with the protein MEAQGEKLLQRLIDEEQSLLAKVEEARQEAAKVIEEAEAKAAATLEAARQRAAREAQERRAAAERESGRERDAVLDRARQEVAAVQERAKRNQQRAMQLVLERVLP; encoded by the coding sequence TTGGAAGCCCAGGGCGAAAAACTGCTACAACGTCTTATCGACGAGGAGCAGAGCCTCCTGGCCAAGGTCGAGGAGGCGCGGCAAGAGGCGGCCAAGGTGATCGAAGAAGCCGAAGCCAAAGCGGCAGCCACCCTCGAGGCCGCGCGCCAGCGTGCCGCGAGAGAAGCCCAGGAGCGGCGGGCGGCGGCGGAGCGCGAAAGTGGGCGTGAGCGCGACGCGGTGCTAGATAGAGCGCGTCAAGAGGTCGCGGCGGTGCAGGAGCGCGCCAAGCGCAACCAGCAGCGGGCGATGCAGCTGGTGTTGGAGCGGGTGCTGCCGTGA
- a CDS encoding DsbA family oxidoreductase has protein sequence MSNEVVTVFFDYVCPYAWRGAELVELVREPLGLTFEWQHFSLYQSNHEAQRAARAGSGAWQLWNERLTEGDEGGNRGLLPFLASCAARRQGRELHDRFRLELMRARHRDHRPFSRDTLHSVAAAVGLDLCRFQSDMANPECRTVLAQEHYRAASLDVFGTPTFRFPGGHAAYLRLKALPGSAEEALELFCSYRRLLERFPYLETIKRPRPKGN, from the coding sequence ATGTCGAACGAGGTGGTCACGGTTTTTTTCGATTACGTCTGCCCCTACGCTTGGCGTGGGGCGGAGCTCGTGGAGCTCGTCCGCGAACCTCTGGGGCTCACCTTCGAGTGGCAGCATTTTAGCCTCTACCAGAGCAACCACGAAGCGCAGCGCGCCGCGCGCGCGGGCAGTGGCGCGTGGCAGCTCTGGAACGAGCGCCTCACCGAGGGGGACGAGGGGGGCAACCGCGGGCTTTTGCCCTTTCTCGCCTCGTGCGCGGCGCGGCGGCAGGGGCGCGAGCTGCACGACCGCTTCCGGCTCGAGCTGATGCGCGCGCGGCACCGTGACCACAGGCCCTTTTCGCGCGACACCCTGCACAGCGTCGCTGCCGCCGTGGGGCTCGATTTGTGCCGCTTTCAGAGCGACATGGCGAACCCCGAATGCCGCACCGTGCTCGCGCAGGAGCACTACCGCGCCGCCTCGCTCGACGTCTTCGGCACGCCGACGTTTCGCTTTCCGGGGGGGCACGCCGCCTACTTGCGCCTCAAGGCGCTGCCGGGGAGCGCGGAGGAGGCGCTCGAGCTCTTCTGTAGCTACCGGCGCCTGTTAGAGCGCTTCCCTTACCTCGAGACCATCAAACGGCCGCGTCCCAAGGGCAACTGA